Part of the Roseobacter litoralis Och 149 genome, AGGCGCTTCGTGGAGAAAAGACCGCGCAGGAGATTGCGGCCAAGCGTAAGATCCATCCGACGCAGGTGACGACGTGGAAACGGCAAGCGATTGACGGCCTGACAGGCGTGTTTTCCGACAAGATCAGGATCGCGGAAGACAACGAAGCCGAAGTCAAAGAGCTTAATGCAAAGATCGGAAAGCTGGCGGTAGAGAATGATTTTTTGTCACAAGGGCTGAAGCGATGAGCCCGAGCGAACGCAAGGCGAAGATCTGTAAGGACCGCACCGATCTGAGCCTGACCAAACAGTGCCAACTGCTCAAGATCAGCCGGTCGTCGCTTTATTATGTGCCGGTCGGCATGGATGACGAAACCCTAAAGCTGATGAATGGAATAGACCGTGTGTTTACGAATTACCCGTTTTTTGGCAGCCGCCAGATTGCAGCTTATTTTCGGAGAAATGGGTTCCACCCAGGTCGCCATCGGGTGCGGCGTTTGATGGGGATCATGGGCTTGCAGGCTATCTACAGGGGGCCAAACACCAGCAAAAAGCATCCCCAGCACGGGATTTATCCATACCTGCTGCGGAAGTTGCCTATCACACGTCCAAACCAAGTTTGGTGCAGCGATATCACCCATATCTCGGTGCAGCGCGAGTTCTTGTATCTGGTGGCAATCATGGATTGGGCGACGCGTAAGGTGTTGGCGTGGCGGCTGTCGAGCACGTTGGACGCCAGCTTTTATGTCGACCCATTGAACGAGAGCATCACCAAATACGGCAAGCTGGAGATCATGAATACAGACCAAGGATCGCAGTTCACTGGATCAGCCTGGATTACAACCTTGACCGAGGCAAATGTCAAAATATCGATGGATGGTCGAGGCCGATACCTCGACAGCATCTTCATCGAAAGGCTGTGGCGGTCCCTTAAACAGGAGGCCGTCTATCTGCATGAATTGCAGGACGGTTTCCAAGGCAAACGCGTGATCAAAGACTGGATCGGGTTCTACAACTCGGAGCAGCCCCACACGGGCCTCGACAAACGATCACAGGACGACGCATTCTTCGACAGAGAACCAACCCAAAGAGCGGAATGAAACCAGATTGCATCTTAGCTGAGCTGCAAATCTGTCCGAATAAGTGGGACCACTTCAAACTTCGGGCGTGTGAGCTGACAGGCCTGTCTTCCAGTATGATAAGCAGCATCGGGGTGATGATGTATTGAGTAATCGGCTGCGTGAGTTGACAAACGAACGCCGTCGGTTCGGATATCGCCGTTTGGGCATTCTATTGGCCAGAGAGGGCTTTGAAGTGAACTCTCACCCGGCAGTCGCTGCTTGCAGCGATGAGCGGGCACAAGAAACTGTTCCGGCTCTACCCTGAGCGACGCGTCCCGTGCGGGGCAGGCGATCCCGCAAACGGGCATTGGGCAAACGCAGGCCCATTCTGGTGCGGGGTCGCGCCAATCAGCGTTGGTCGCTCGACTTCGTCTATGATGCCCTCGAAGATGGCCAGAAGTTCCTGTGTTGTACATCGTGCATAATCGTACGCGCGAAGCCTTGGCAACTGTAGTCGATCGCTCATTTTCAGGTGCGAGGATGACCGGCGAACTGGATGATCTGATCCGCAGACGCGACCAGCCCGACATGACCGTCTCCGAAAACGGAACGGAACGGAACGGAAATGATATCGCATGCCATTCTGACGTAGTGCCAAGACACGGGCGTGGGCTGGCACTATATCGCGCCAGGAAAACCGGCGCAGGTTACCTTTATCTAAAGCTTCGATGGCCGATTGCGCGATGAGTGCCTAAACGAACACATCTTCGGCAACCTCGCTGAAGCACGGGAATTAGTTTAAACTTTGAGGATTTACTATAGAACGTAACGACCACACACATCGCTTGGCGGATTGGCACCAACCGTCAACAGCGATCTCAACCGTGCCAGCCGGTCTGCTTTGCTTGAGTTCCATAAGGGCTTCGCTCAGCAGGCCTTGACCGCAACCAAATCAACAGAAAGAAACAGAAACGGTTTCTACACCTGTAAGGTCCGGATCGGAGGGCCGGGTCACCTGCCGAAAAATTCTACTTTTGGGATACAACTAACTGTAGGGGGGATTGCCTGGCGAACGGCTTCTGCCGTCCGCCAATTGTTCAGATACCTATTGTTCCTTGAAGTGCTCTGCGCGTCTTCAAGCTCTATCCCGAGGCGATCACCGCATCATACCATAGATACCGAGAAAATAAGACTATGCGATTTGCAGTTCACGCCCAGCGGGCATATCTTCCCGGTCAAGTGATAGAGCGTACATATCGTCATATGATCCACGGTCATAGAGTGAGGCTTCTATCAAATGACTGTAAATCTGAGCATTAAACTGCCACATGCCTACGCTGATCGTGCCGGATACATCTTTCTCAGACCCTAAGACGAGGGGCGGAGAGCCGAAGCGGCGATATGTACGCTGCATGCGAGTATCAAACACGCCCAGAAAGGCTCTCAACTTTTGAGCTTGCATGAGCTTTGCTGCACCTGCGAGTAAGGAAATGGCAACATCTGCTCCGGAGTTGGGAGCAATACATAGCCGGGTACATTCCCACACTTTTTCAGTCTCAAAAGTAATGCCAGGAATGACGTGGCTAAAATGATCTCTAATCATGTTTGGTGTATTTGTTGGGATAAGCCGCATTGATCCTTTATGATATCCGTTTGAATCAGAGCAAATTACATACGTGGCATCTGCTCTGTCATATTGGTCAATTTCATATTCCTCATCTGTGGCCTTCAACTCCCACCCGAGTCGGTCAATAAATTGGGTTTTTCGATCTCTTAGCATGCTATGTTTCAGTGTGGGAAAATCACAAAGCTTAGTTCCAGTTAAAAAGTGTATCATTTTGATCTCCAATGTAAGACACAGGAGAAAAATGTAATTTAAGTCTTTATTAACAGTAACTTGGGAGTGCGTTCGGTGCACGCTTCCTAAACTTTGATTAGAAAAGTCTGAATGGAAATCTTGTATGTTTACATATTGGACAGCGCATTCGACTTTCACAAATACAGTTCTTTCAACTAGGAAATGCAGCCAGTTAAGTAACGGAAGCCTTTAAATAACTAGCAGCCGACTTTTTAATCCAGGCCAAGGCACTAACAAATCAGTGTCGTGCAAAAGTATTTTCACAGAATTTATCTGTTAACCCTTTTGTAACCACAACCAGAGATTGTGTGAAGAATTCGTAAAATACATCTTCAGATTTATATGGAGAAACTTCCGTGGCAAGGACTGCAACACTGAACGATTTACGCGGCGCAACACCCAGATGGCTGCCTGAATCAATTCTAATATTCATTGCACACAAAAGTTACGGGTTATCGATGCGCCAAATTGCCCGAGAGCTGGATATCCAACCTTCTACGGTGTCTAGAAATATTAAAAGAACATCTCACAAGCTTACAGATCCACTCTTTGAGGCAGGCTTAAAGCGCGTTTCATTGGCTCTCCCAAAACACGACCGACCAAACGATCAATCGACTGCTACATTCCAGCCCGCAATTTGTTGTTTAAAGCGCACTCAACAAGCTAAAACGCTATTAAAAGAAGATAAGTTTCGTCAGGAAAGCAAAAGGCTTTTAGAGGCATTGAGTGCTCCGAATAAACGTCTGGTCCTTTCGCCGGAACTAGATAATGCGGTAATTATCAACATCGATTACAACGCAACTTCCAGAAAACAGGAATATTTTGACCGTTCTCTAGCCGAAGCTTTGGTAATGAATGATTGGATAGAGATAAAACACCAAAGCAGGCTTCTATCCTATGCGATAACAGACAAAGCTAGAAACCATATTAGGCATTGCTCTGCTATCGACACGAAGAAAAAAACCTACCTCCGTGGCGATCTGTCAAAAAGCACCCAGCCCATTCACACTCAACTGGAGGTGTCCAAAACCGTCGTCGACAATAGAACCCTTGTCTCTCCTGAAAAAAAAGGCGAAGCGCCTATTCTGGCTTTATCTCGACTGCGGGATAAAGCCGGCGAATCTTTTCTGAACTCTGGACTTGTTACAGCTGGCCAGTTGCTGCGAGAAGATTTTGAACTTGCCAGTTTCATCTCTTCGATAGAAAATACAAGAGATATGGGTTCTGAAACCAGT contains:
- a CDS encoding acyl-homoserine-lactone synthase, with amino-acid sequence MIHFLTGTKLCDFPTLKHSMLRDRKTQFIDRLGWELKATDEEYEIDQYDRADATYVICSDSNGYHKGSMRLIPTNTPNMIRDHFSHVIPGITFETEKVWECTRLCIAPNSGADVAISLLAGAAKLMQAQKLRAFLGVFDTRMQRTYRRFGSPPLVLGSEKDVSGTISVGMWQFNAQIYSHLIEASLYDRGSYDDMYALSLDREDMPAGRELQIA
- a CDS encoding DUF6456 domain-containing protein, giving the protein MARTATLNDLRGATPRWLPESILIFIAHKSYGLSMRQIARELDIQPSTVSRNIKRTSHKLTDPLFEAGLKRVSLALPKHDRPNDQSTATFQPAICCLKRTQQAKTLLKEDKFRQESKRLLEALSAPNKRLVLSPELDNAVIINIDYNATSRKQEYFDRSLAEALVMNDWIEIKHQSRLLSYAITDKARNHIRHCSAIDTKKKTYLRGDLSKSTQPIHTQLEVSKTVVDNRTLVSPEKKGEAPILALSRLRDKAGESFLNSGLVTAGQLLREDFELASFISSIENTRDMGSETSPSPITRHSSIVTTDPEARLAQALHFLGPGLSDVAVRCCCHLQGMEQIEKELNWSARSGKIVLRIALMQLVQFYKLETPTKVTELVR